The genomic segment AAGGCGATGCCGTCCTCGAGCACGTCCTCGTCCGGTTCCACCTGGCCCCGGCCCTGCATCAGCTCGACGAACGCGTCCAGCGTCCGCATCGCCTCATCCACGGTGTGCCCGACCACCAGGTCGGTCAGCACCGAGGTCGACGCCTGGCTGATCGAACAGCCCTGCCCCTCGTAGGAGATGTCGGCGACGGTGCCGTCGTCGAGCTTCACCCGCAGCGTCACCTCGTCGCCGCAGGTGGGGTTCACCTGGAACGACTCGGCGTCGAACGGCTCCCGCAGGCCGCGGCCGTGCGGGTTCTTGTAGTGATCCAGGATGATCTCCTGGTACATGCTCTGCAGCTGCATCAAGCCACCCCGAAGAAGCGCTGCGCCTCGCGCACACCGCGCACCAGTTCGTCCACTTCGGACAGTTCGTTGTACAGGTAGAACGACGCGCGCACGGTGGCGGGCACCCCCATCCGGCGGTGCAGCGGCCACGCGCAGTGGTGCCCGACGCGCACCGCGATCCCGAGGCTGTCCAGCACCTGCCCGGCGTCGTGCGGGTGCACCCCGTCGATCACGAAGGACACCGCGCCCCCGCGGTCGGCCAGGTCCGTCGGCCCGATGATCCGGACGCCGGCGATCTCGCCGAGCCCGGCGATCGCGGCTTCGGTGAGCCGGTGCTCGTGCGCGGAGATCGCGTCCATCCCGGCCGCGGACAGGTAGTCCACCGCGGCACCGAGGCCGACCGCCTGCGAGGTCATCGGCGAACCCGCCTCGAACCGCTGCGGCGGCGGCGCGAAGGTCGAGCCCTCCATCCGCACCAGCTCGATCATCGACCCACCGGTGATGAACGGCGGCATCGCCTCGAGCAGCTCCCGACGGCCGTAGAGCACGCCGATCCCGGACGGACCGAGCATCTTGTGCCCGGAGAAGGTGGCGAAGTCGACGCCGAGGGCGGCCAGGTCCACCGGCGCGTGCGGCACCGACTGGCAGGCGTCGAGCAGGGTGAGCGCGCCCACCTGCTTCGCCCTGGCCACCAGCGGCGCCACCGGGTTGACCGTGCCGAGCACGTTCGACTGGTGGGTGAACGCCACGAGCTTCGTCCGCTCGGTGATCAGCGAGTCCACGTCGGACAGGTCGAGCCTGCCCTCGTCGGTCACGCCGAACCAGCGCAGCTTCGCCCCGGTCCGCTGGGCGAGCTGCTGCCACGGCACCAGGTTCGCGTGGTGCTCCATCTCGGTGATGACGATCTCGTCGCCCTCGCCGATGGTGAACCGGGCGGCCTCGGCACCGGCGGTCGCGGCGTTGCTCATCGCGTAGGCGACCAGGTTGAAGCCCTCGGTGGCGTTCTTGGTGAAGACCAGCTCACCCGGGGTGGCGCCGACGAACTCCGCGATGCGCGCGCGGGCGTCCTCGTAGGCGTCGGTCGCCTCCTCGGCGAGCTGGTGCGCACCGCGGTGCACCGCGGCGTTGGCCGTCTCGAGGAACCGGCGCTCGGCGTCGAGCACCTGCGCCGGACGTTGTGCGGTGGCCCCGGAATCCAAGTACACCAAGGGTTTCCCGTCCCGGACGGTACGGGACAGGATGGGGAAGTCGGCGCGCAGCGCGGCGACGTCCAAGGGCACAGAGTCGGCGGCGGTGGTGGTCAAGGCCGGCTCCTCTCGGTCGTGTGGTGGATTCCGGGGCGAGCGGCGGTCAGACCGCGGCGGCCGTGGCGTTCTCGGCCTTGCCCGCGTACTTCACGTAGCCGTGGGCCTCGAGCTCGTCAGCCAGTTCAACGCCACCGGACTCGACGATCTTCCCGCCGGCGAACACGTGCACGAAATCCGGCGTGATGTGCTTGAGGATCCGGGTGTAGTGCGTGATCAGCATGACGCCGACCTCGTTGTTCGCCTTGTACTCGGTGACGCCCTCGGAGACCACGCGCAGCGCGTCCACGTCGAGGCCGGAGTCG from the Amycolatopsis magusensis genome contains:
- the sufU gene encoding Fe-S cluster assembly sulfur transfer protein SufU; the encoded protein is MQLQSMYQEIILDHYKNPHGRGLREPFDAESFQVNPTCGDEVTLRVKLDDGTVADISYEGQGCSISQASTSVLTDLVVGHTVDEAMRTLDAFVELMQGRGQVEPDEDVLEDGIAFAGVAKYPARVKCALLGWMAFKDAVARTGGDGPSASSGSNGSNGSNGEVK
- a CDS encoding cysteine desulfurase; amino-acid sequence: MTTTAADSVPLDVAALRADFPILSRTVRDGKPLVYLDSGATAQRPAQVLDAERRFLETANAAVHRGAHQLAEEATDAYEDARARIAEFVGATPGELVFTKNATEGFNLVAYAMSNAATAGAEAARFTIGEGDEIVITEMEHHANLVPWQQLAQRTGAKLRWFGVTDEGRLDLSDVDSLITERTKLVAFTHQSNVLGTVNPVAPLVARAKQVGALTLLDACQSVPHAPVDLAALGVDFATFSGHKMLGPSGIGVLYGRRELLEAMPPFITGGSMIELVRMEGSTFAPPPQRFEAGSPMTSQAVGLGAAVDYLSAAGMDAISAHEHRLTEAAIAGLGEIAGVRIIGPTDLADRGGAVSFVIDGVHPHDAGQVLDSLGIAVRVGHHCAWPLHRRMGVPATVRASFYLYNELSEVDELVRGVREAQRFFGVA